From Candidatus Poribacteria bacterium, a single genomic window includes:
- a CDS encoding helix-turn-helix transcriptional regulator, whose product MPPKKRKINKKSIGYNVYKARKAAKMTAKELADEAGLKVTYIVDLERDVLTDVPADVLATIARALDKTIADLRGLPKRTAPPGTKPGEVLHYRRSKT is encoded by the coding sequence ATGCCACCCAAGAAACGGAAAATCAACAAGAAATCGATCGGCTATAACGTCTATAAGGCACGCAAAGCCGCTAAAATGACTGCCAAAGAATTGGCAGATGAAGCGGGGCTGAAGGTCACGTATATCGTGGATCTCGAACGCGATGTACTCACGGACGTGCCTGCGGATGTGCTCGCTACGATCGCCAGAGCGTTAGACAAAACGATTGCAGATTTGCGGGGCTTACCGAAACGCACCGCGCCACCGGGTACGAAACCCGGCGAAGTGCTGCATTACAGGAGAAGTAAGACATGA